GCCTTACAGTTACCCTGGACCTAACACAGTGTGTGAGCAAGTTTTCAAATCTGAAGTATACACACATGCCAAGCTCAGGAGCCATTATTGTCTCATCTTTGGGTTGTAGGCTAACTAACCTTTTCATTCATGGCCAGGATCATCATGAGTTTTCTGAAGAGAGTAATGAAATCTAAGAAGAGATCAATGCAGTGCCTGAAAGGCAAGAACCAGATTAGGATCTGTACTTCAGACTTTCTTTTATCCACAAGCCCACAAAGATGCAGAATataaaccccacccccacccccacgagCCAGCTTCTCCCACACTTTACCCCCAACTAAGGAAGTAAAACTCTGGTGTCTGAGATCCTTTAGACTCATCGAAGTCATGCAGCATAGAGAAAAGagactgggccgggcacagtggctcatgcctgtaatcccaacattttgggaggctgaggcaggtggactgcttgagcccaggagttcgagaccaacctgggtaacatagcaaaatcccgtctctacaaaaattagcagagcattgtggcatgtgcctgtaatcccagctactgaggaggctgaggtgggaggaacacctgagcccagggaggttgagtctacagtgagccatgatagtgccactctCCTActgtagcttgggtgacagagcaagccctgTCTCAAGCGCTCTGAACTCTGCAGAGGTCCAAGTCTGAACCCTTAACTACCACTAATTAGTCATGAGACTGAGAGAatcactacattaaaaaaaaagtgccgagcgcagtggctcacacctgtaatcccagcactttggaaggctgaggcgggcatcacctgagtcaggagtttgagaccagcctgaccaacatggagaaaccccatctctactaaaaatacaaaattagccgggcatagtggtgcatgcctgtaatcccagctactcaggatgttaaggcaggagaaacacctgaacccgggagacggaggctgcggtgagccaagatcacaccattgcactccagcctgggcaacaagagcgaaactccgtctcaaaaaaaaaaagtgagctgggcatggtggcccatgtctgtaatcccaccactttgggaggctgaggaaggcagattgcttgaggccaagagttcgaccCCATGTCCTCACGggacaacgtggcaaaaccttattctactaaaattacaaaaattagctggacgtggtggagagtgcctgtaatcccagctactagagaggctgaggcacaagaatcgcttgaacccaggaggcggagattgcagtgagctgagatgttgccaccgcactccagcctgggtgacagagcaagactgtctcaaaaaaaaaaaaaaaaaaaaaaaaaaagtggctgggcatggtggcttaagcctgtaatcctaacactttgggaaaccaaggcaagaggactgcttgagaccaatctgggcatatggtaagaccccatctctacaaaaaataaattagcctggcatggtcgcatgtgcctgttgtcccagctactcaagaggctgaggcaggagtactgcttgagcacaggaaattcaggctgcagcgagctgtgttCACGGCACCACACTactgcctaggcaacagagcgagaccctgtctttaaaaaaagagtatATCTTCTactcattgtttaaaaaaatacagaagtataaataggaaaaggagaaagatctCTTTCCCTCACTTCTGCCTGGAGGTAGCCACTAtggatatgtaaatatatagcCACCccccaacactttttttttttttttttttttttgagaaggagtctcgttctgtcgtccaggctggagtgcagtggtgcaatctccgctcactgcaagctccgcctccccggttcacaccattctcctgcctcagcctcctgagtagctgggactgcaggcgcccgccaccacgcccgactaattttttgtatttttagtagagatggggtttcatcgtgttagccaggatggtttcgatctcctgacctcgtgatccacctgcctcgacctcccaaagtgctgggattacaggcgtgagccaccgtgcccagcccccacactttttttttttttgagacagggtctcgctctgttgccaggctggagcgcagtggcgcaatcttggctcacttcaacctccacctcctaggttcaaatgattcttataccttagcctcctgagtagctgggattatatacatgtgccaccatgcccagctaatttttttatatttttagtagagacgggatttcgccatgttgcgcgggctggtctcaaacttctgagctcaagcgatccagtggcctcagcctcccaaagtgctaggattataggtgtgagccaccacacccggcctattagcccagatttttaaaaaatctgaagtcTTTCAGGAATTGAGGAAGATTATGGTACACAGTTCCAGAACCGTGGGTTTCCTACCACATACACTCCCAAAGCTTGGCCACCTATGTTCAGCCAATGCCAACCTAAGTTCAGCTGCTGAACGGTATGCCTCAACCTTCATGCTTGTTAAAGACTAGTTCCCACACTCACCAGATATAATCTTGATCTCCATGTTCGGCCTTTTCAATAATGAGTTGAgtatcaaaaaggacaaagccaCACATGACCACCAGTCCCACATACAGGTTTGCCTAACAAATGTAAGAGATGAAGTTACTATATAgcagaagttgcagagaaaaaaaaaccagccaTACTTTCTGGCTCACAGtcacttgaaagtacatcaaatgtgaACCCTATGAACATTACCATTCACGAGAACTGCAGCCTAGGGTGAAGACCACATTACTTCCCTAGGCACAATACTGCAATGGTCACTGGAAGAGTTTCAATCATTTTAACAATCAGCCACTGCCAGACTGGCCTTACACAAATGGTGTCTGAGCAAACCATTTTCTCTTAGCAATGCCCAACCTTGTGCAGCCTGTTTTCACTTGTGGCAGAAGGCTCCATCCTATGAAGGATAATGGGAAGGCTTAGAGAGCACTGCCCAAAGTAGTACAGAAagaagtgctaaaaaaaaaaaaaaaaaaaaaagaaaaagaaagaagtgtgAGGCAAATGGCTGCTAGAAAGTTCCAGGCTAAGTCTTACCTGGAAAAGCCAAATGGATCCAAAGAAAACATTCCCCAGGGAAGACAAAAGCAACAAGCTCAGGGCTGACATCAAGATACCTATAAGACACAGCAAAAAGCTGTCTTGAGAGAAGCCAAAGCAAAGTAAAGCAATCCCATTAAAGCCATTCCTTAACTTCCCCCAGAATGAAGGTTAATCTCAACTCAATAGTCGCAAAGGAGTTAGGGGTAAGGAAGGAGTACTATTGAGAATTCTGGCTAAAGAGGAGCCCCCATTCCCTGTTTCCCAGTTCACACTTACCTCCCAGAAAGAGGTAGCTACGGCGCCTGGCATAGAGTGCACTGAGGGTGAAGCAGGTAAAGATCATTGCTGTGCCCATGAAAGCAGTGGGAAGGATGCTGTTAGAAAAAAAGACCATTAGATTAAGGGCTACAGGTATACGGTCTACATTTAGAAGGTATATTCATAAAGATAAAAGCACATAAGACACTACCAAAAGAGTTACCTGGGGTTGACGGCAATACAAAActccagggcagggcccaggccaactcctagaaaacaaaaaacccagaacacAGTATTACGATCAATTCTTGAATAGGATCCTCATCCAAAAGCTGATCCCAAAATATAGGCATACTCATGCTCTTAACAAACGTGGACTAAAAAAGTAAATCTCTCTCCCCTCCGCTGTAATTGTTTTCAATAAAATGTATACTTGActgcgtcttttttttttatagaaatagctACAAAATTGTCCTCTTAGCTGAAGATCATGGATGACCTCAGGGAGGGTACAgagattagaagaaaataaagtaggCATGCCAAACATTTCAGAGCTAGAGTGATGTAAGATGGTAATATAGGCCAGAtcaggaattagaaaaaaaggataaagagCAAAACAGTGCCTCGTGGCCAGCAACCTTATAGTCATGTAGGACTGACTCCCCTTTGTAGCAAAGAAAGGTGAGACTGGTTCTGCAGGTGGACACCTGCCAA
The Gorilla gorilla gorilla isolate KB3781 chromosome 10, NHGRI_mGorGor1-v2.1_pri, whole genome shotgun sequence genome window above contains:
- the TMBIM6 gene encoding bax inhibitor 1 isoform X2, whose protein sequence is MNIFDRKINFDALLKFSHITPSTQQHLKKVYASFALCMFVAAAGAYVHMVTHFIQAGLLSALGSLILMIWLMATPHSHETEQKRLGLLAGFAFLTGVGLGPALEFCIAVNPSILPTAFMGTAMIFTCFTLSALYARRRSYLFLGGILMSALSLLLLSSLGNVFFGSIWLFQANLYVGLVVMCGFVLFDTQLIIEKAEHGDQDYIWHCIDLFLDFITLFRKLMMILAMNEKDKKKEKK